A genomic window from Coleofasciculus chthonoplastes PCC 7420 includes:
- the gpmI gene encoding 2,3-bisphosphoglycerate-independent phosphoglycerate mutase, which translates to MMQAPVSPVVLVILDGWGYREARDGNAIAMARTPVMDSLLTAYPSTTIRTSGKDVGLPEGQMGNSEVGHLNIGAGRVVPQELVRISDAVEDGSIRENAALQKLSQELKHQGGKLHLIGLCSDGGVHSHINHLLGLLDFAKSQGFSDVCVHALMDGRDTNPNSGISYLQTIQEHIDKIGMGRIATISGRYYAMDRDHRWDRTQKAYDMLTQDGNGDGRSAVEVMQASYEADITDEFILPTRITSGALEPGDGIIFFNFRPDRARQLTQALTDPEFDGFERELIKPLAFVTFTQYDPHFPVLVAFEPQNLNNILGEVVSRNGLRQFRTAETEKYAHVTYFFNGGLELPFEGEDRELIPSPMVATYDRAPAMSAVDVTDVAVKAISKMIYSLVVINYANPDMVGHTGNIDACVKAIETVDHCLGKLIESINKVGGTAIIIADHGNAEYMRDEQGNAWTAHTTNPVPFILIEGEKLKIPGHGTDVALRSDGRLADIAPTILDILNLPQPEDMTGRSMIKPVEFDVRKNRTPVRVAL; encoded by the coding sequence ATGATGCAAGCACCTGTATCTCCTGTGGTGCTAGTCATCTTGGACGGCTGGGGCTATCGTGAAGCCAGGGATGGAAATGCCATTGCCATGGCTCGAACCCCTGTGATGGATAGCCTGTTGACGGCTTATCCCAGTACAACCATTCGCACCTCTGGCAAAGATGTTGGTCTACCAGAGGGTCAAATGGGTAACTCGGAAGTGGGTCACCTGAATATCGGTGCTGGGCGTGTCGTCCCCCAAGAACTAGTTCGCATCTCAGATGCTGTGGAAGATGGTTCGATCAGGGAGAATGCAGCCCTGCAGAAATTGAGCCAAGAACTGAAGCATCAAGGGGGGAAGTTACACCTAATCGGCTTATGTTCGGACGGTGGTGTGCATTCCCACATCAACCATCTGCTGGGATTACTCGATTTTGCTAAATCCCAAGGTTTCTCTGATGTTTGCGTTCACGCCCTTATGGATGGTCGGGATACCAACCCCAACTCCGGGATCAGCTATCTTCAGACCATTCAAGAGCATATTGACAAAATTGGCATGGGACGCATTGCCACCATTAGTGGTCGCTACTATGCCATGGATCGCGATCATCGCTGGGATCGCACCCAAAAAGCTTACGATATGCTCACCCAGGATGGAAATGGGGATGGTCGAAGTGCGGTTGAGGTGATGCAAGCGTCTTATGAGGCGGACATTACTGACGAGTTTATTCTGCCGACTCGGATTACGTCGGGTGCATTGGAACCGGGGGATGGGATAATCTTCTTTAACTTCCGTCCCGATCGCGCCAGACAATTGACCCAAGCTTTGACTGATCCGGAATTTGACGGATTTGAACGGGAACTGATTAAACCCCTAGCGTTTGTCACGTTTACCCAGTATGATCCCCATTTTCCAGTGCTAGTAGCGTTTGAGCCGCAGAACTTGAATAATATTCTCGGCGAAGTCGTTTCTCGGAATGGGTTGCGCCAATTCCGCACCGCTGAAACGGAGAAGTACGCCCATGTCACCTACTTTTTTAATGGCGGTTTAGAATTACCCTTTGAAGGAGAGGATCGGGAACTGATTCCCAGTCCCATGGTCGCAACCTACGATCGCGCCCCGGCGATGTCCGCCGTCGATGTGACGGATGTGGCGGTAAAGGCGATTAGCAAAATGATTTACTCCTTGGTGGTGATCAACTACGCCAACCCAGATATGGTTGGACATACGGGAAATATAGACGCCTGTGTGAAAGCCATTGAAACCGTGGATCACTGCTTAGGAAAGTTGATTGAAAGCATCAACAAAGTGGGCGGAACCGCGATCATTATCGCCGATCACGGGAATGCGGAATACATGCGAGATGAACAAGGTAATGCTTGGACGGCTCACACAACCAATCCTGTACCCTTTATCTTGATAGAAGGGGAAAAATTAAAAATCCCTGGACATGGCACGGACGTTGCTCTGCGGAGCGATGGACGGCTGGCAGATATTGCGCCAACGATTCTGGACATCTTGAACCTGCCACAACCGGAAGACATGACGGGACGTTCTATGATTAAACCCGTGGAGTTTGATGTACGGAAGAATCGGACGCCAGTACGAGTTGCTTTATAG
- a CDS encoding peptidase: MKKSATRRLRRFLYSTRKRLLWIAILTSGLILLLSISWHVPGIPFSLPTPQPHPLPQPLAQWDDQTDAGDYFTEIKLTPVEHLVWSEFPVQVYIEHPKESAESSASAKRFHDWYDAVLQAVEEWTVYLPLQVVSETESADITIVRSRPPLQASFNRETQRFENIRARTAETRYEFYLRPGVEESQRILAHKFTIYLSPHQTVDYTLATARHELGHALGIWGHSPVETDTMYYSQVRYPPEISVRDINTLKRIYQQPTRLGWAVTPNPPLETPFYHGD; encoded by the coding sequence ATGAAAAAAAGTGCAACTCGCAGGTTGAGGCGTTTCCTCTATAGCACCAGGAAACGTCTCTTGTGGATAGCGATCTTGACCAGTGGGTTGATTCTGTTACTATCGATATCTTGGCATGTCCCTGGGATTCCGTTCTCTCTCCCGACGCCTCAACCTCACCCGCTCCCCCAACCATTGGCGCAGTGGGATGATCAGACTGATGCTGGTGATTATTTCACGGAGATTAAGTTAACCCCGGTGGAGCATCTGGTTTGGTCTGAGTTTCCGGTTCAGGTTTATATTGAACACCCCAAAGAATCAGCGGAATCCTCGGCTAGTGCTAAACGATTTCACGATTGGTACGATGCTGTTTTACAAGCCGTAGAGGAATGGACTGTTTATTTGCCCTTACAGGTGGTTTCTGAGACGGAATCAGCAGATATTACAATAGTGCGATCGCGTCCTCCTTTGCAAGCCTCGTTTAACCGCGAAACCCAACGATTTGAGAACATTCGCGCCCGTACCGCAGAAACTCGCTACGAATTTTATCTGCGTCCCGGCGTTGAGGAATCACAACGTATTTTAGCCCATAAGTTTACTATTTATCTGAGTCCCCACCAAACCGTAGACTATACCCTAGCCACGGCTCGTCATGAACTCGGACATGCGTTGGGGATTTGGGGTCATTCTCCGGTGGAAACGGATACGATGTACTATTCCCAAGTTCGCTATCCGCCGGAAATCTCCGTGCGGGATATCAACACGTTGAAACGGATTTACCAGCAGCCTACTCGCTTGGGATGGGCAGTGACACCAAATCCGCCATTGGAAACCCCTTTTTACCACGGCGATTAA
- a CDS encoding AAA family ATPase, with the protein MLNSLQLKNFGPIDQLKCEHLGNINLIIGENSTGKTILIKALYSAMRTLETYKRGNEPRSAEEILADKLYWTFETEKIGELVRKGADEPLSFQIHFDNQKFIYTFGRDTTKTIQNLDNHVPTRNSNSIFLPAKEVISMHSIILETREQDKTFGFDDTYLDLARALRKSPKGGKNYREFAESRKNLKDILDGKIEYDERSGIWQFKKGHQKFSIGVTAEGIKKISILDTLLGNRYLDPKSVIFIDEPEAALHPNAISKLLDIIAMLAKCGIQFFMASHSYFVIKKLFLIAQQQKEISIKIISTNPEQWTIADLKDGLPSNPIIDESIQLYKEEVGLAFQ; encoded by the coding sequence ATGCTAAACAGCCTTCAACTCAAAAATTTTGGTCCGATAGACCAGCTTAAGTGTGAACACTTAGGCAATATTAACTTAATTATTGGTGAAAATAGCACAGGTAAAACAATATTAATCAAGGCTCTTTACAGTGCCATGCGAACCTTGGAAACCTATAAACGGGGCAATGAACCGCGCAGCGCTGAAGAAATACTGGCAGACAAACTGTACTGGACATTCGAGACGGAAAAAATTGGCGAACTCGTGAGAAAAGGAGCGGATGAACCTTTATCGTTCCAGATTCACTTTGATAATCAAAAATTCATCTATACTTTTGGCAGAGATACAACCAAGACTATTCAAAACTTAGACAATCATGTTCCAACCCGCAACAGTAACTCAATTTTTTTACCCGCCAAAGAAGTTATTTCTATGCACTCAATTATTTTAGAAACTCGTGAACAAGACAAAACATTTGGGTTTGATGATACCTACCTGGATCTAGCCCGCGCCTTGCGTAAATCTCCTAAAGGTGGCAAAAATTATAGAGAATTTGCTGAATCGCGCAAAAACCTAAAAGATATCTTAGACGGCAAAATTGAGTATGACGAAAGATCAGGAATTTGGCAATTTAAGAAAGGACATCAAAAGTTCTCTATTGGAGTGACTGCAGAAGGCATCAAGAAAATTTCGATTCTCGATACTTTACTCGGAAACCGCTATCTTGATCCGAAATCCGTCATTTTTATTGATGAACCAGAAGCCGCGCTGCATCCAAATGCTATTTCAAAATTATTGGACATCATCGCTATGTTAGCGAAGTGCGGAATCCAGTTTTTCATGGCAAGTCACTCTTACTTTGTGATCAAAAAATTATTTCTCATCGCTCAACAACAAAAGGAAATCTCAATCAAAATCATTTCAACTAATCCTGAACAGTGGACTATTGCCGATCTAAAAGATGGTTTGCCGAGTAATCCTATTATTGATGAATCTATCCAACTTTACAAAGAAGAAGTGGGGTTGGCTTTTCAATGA
- the secG gene encoding preprotein translocase subunit SecG, whose amino-acid sequence MTSQVLQIIWAASALGLIVLVLLHSPKGDGIGGIGGQAQLFTSAKSAETALNRVTWVLAIIFIGLTIVLSAGWLNQ is encoded by the coding sequence ATGACCAGTCAAGTTCTGCAAATTATTTGGGCAGCATCTGCTCTCGGTTTGATTGTTTTAGTGTTGCTTCATAGTCCCAAAGGGGATGGTATTGGTGGAATTGGCGGTCAAGCCCAACTGTTTACCAGTGCCAAAAGTGCCGAAACCGCCCTCAACCGGGTGACTTGGGTGCTTGCCATTATCTTTATCGGTTTAACCATTGTTCTCAGTGCAGGGTGGTTGAATCAATAA
- a CDS encoding NACHT domain-containing protein, whose product MARRSLKASTEGIQKAKQAFLRKGWTQEYLAGEVGLETRQPIWKFFKGKPVDHHVFIEICFRLDLDLDEIAALPSTANPHPKPNVQTIDNDINTLVNQVRQKHHDKLHHQCGTLRLLDITRPIDLDELYVDVNILEEISSQRWLDLNDLQGDKSKDFDRLGLGNVRLEGLAGLKAVERYGKLMVLGKPGAGKTTFLQHLAIQCNTGKFKPEQVPIFIRLKNFAEDACCENNGNLFNYITQEFERCQVTAPELETVLNQGRALLLLDGLDEVPDTWSDAVIRQIRQLADHYYKNQIIITCRIAAKEYRFPGFTEVELADFKRPQIEQFVKNWFIAVARNKPASGLKKAALFLEQLESPENQPIRELATTPVLLNLSCLVFQTKTEFPKKRCDLYKQGLDLLLIRWDEARGIKRDDIYRNLSLSHKLQLLSQIAAITFEQGDYFFTESTLVHLIGDYLQQQLGDRLDLATLELDSAAVLKSIEAQHGLLVERARGIYSFSHLTFQEYFTARAIVADAETSIPQLLFHFTEKRWREVILLTAQMLPHADGMIQCLKQQIDALVVAEVEKPHKNERSPAKLSPAEPTAQTLPGLLDWVRKKALTVTTSYKSAAVRAFYLTLALPPNHRLAGDSTLALAIDPRLAGELAGDIGLDLALTQALAVAIALTPDLVDDRLNALHLALELDYLTQDTPLSTALRQLKQQLPNCQDDKDKIQQWWRQHSQEWVAQLRSVMIDHRNIGYEWHLGALWQKRFDSYDYANRLIVDCLKSNCQLTATVRQEIETTLL is encoded by the coding sequence ATGGCAAGACGTTCGCTCAAAGCATCTACAGAAGGCATCCAAAAAGCCAAACAAGCGTTCCTGCGTAAGGGATGGACACAGGAATACTTAGCCGGAGAAGTAGGTTTAGAAACTCGTCAGCCGATTTGGAAATTTTTTAAGGGGAAACCTGTTGATCATCACGTTTTTATCGAAATTTGCTTTCGCCTCGATCTTGATCTCGACGAAATAGCCGCGTTACCGTCAACGGCTAACCCCCACCCCAAGCCGAATGTTCAAACGATTGACAATGATATTAATACTCTCGTCAATCAAGTGCGACAAAAGCATCATGATAAACTGCACCATCAATGTGGAACCCTACGTCTATTAGATATTACCCGACCGATTGATTTAGATGAACTCTATGTCGATGTTAATATCCTCGAAGAAATTAGCAGTCAACGATGGCTCGACCTCAACGATCTACAAGGCGACAAATCAAAAGACTTTGATCGCTTGGGCTTAGGCAATGTTCGACTGGAAGGGCTTGCCGGACTCAAAGCCGTGGAACGATATGGCAAATTAATGGTATTAGGAAAACCTGGTGCCGGGAAAACCACATTTTTACAACATCTGGCGATTCAATGTAATACGGGTAAATTTAAACCGGAACAGGTTCCCATTTTTATCCGCCTGAAAAACTTTGCCGAGGATGCTTGTTGTGAAAATAATGGGAATCTTTTTAACTATATTACCCAAGAATTTGAGCGTTGCCAGGTGACAGCCCCAGAGCTGGAAACGGTTTTAAATCAAGGCAGAGCATTGCTCTTACTCGATGGCTTGGATGAAGTGCCAGATACCTGGAGTGATGCCGTCATTCGCCAGATTCGCCAGCTAGCCGACCATTATTATAAAAATCAAATTATTATTACCTGTCGGATTGCCGCTAAAGAATACAGGTTTCCCGGCTTTACTGAGGTCGAACTGGCTGACTTCAAACGCCCTCAAATTGAACAGTTTGTCAAAAATTGGTTTATCGCCGTTGCCCGGAATAAACCTGCATCAGGATTAAAAAAGGCGGCGCTATTTTTGGAACAGTTAGAAAGTCCCGAAAATCAACCAATTCGAGAACTGGCAACAACGCCTGTCTTGTTAAATCTGAGTTGTTTAGTCTTTCAAACTAAAACAGAATTCCCCAAAAAACGCTGTGATCTCTACAAACAAGGACTTGATCTGCTACTGATTCGGTGGGACGAAGCCAGAGGGATTAAACGGGATGATATTTATCGTAATTTATCCTTGTCCCATAAGCTACAATTGCTGAGTCAGATAGCCGCCATAACATTTGAGCAAGGGGATTATTTCTTTACCGAAAGCACCCTCGTCCATCTGATTGGCGACTATTTACAGCAACAGTTAGGCGATCGCCTGGATCTGGCTACCCTAGAATTAGATAGTGCGGCGGTGTTGAAATCCATTGAGGCACAGCATGGTTTATTAGTTGAACGGGCGAGGGGAATTTATTCGTTTTCTCATTTAACCTTTCAAGAGTATTTTACAGCAAGGGCAATTGTCGCTGATGCTGAAACCTCTATTCCCCAGTTATTGTTCCATTTCACCGAAAAACGCTGGCGGGAAGTGATTTTACTCACTGCCCAGATGTTACCCCATGCTGATGGAATGATACAGTGCCTCAAGCAACAGATTGATGCTTTAGTTGTGGCAGAGGTAGAGAAGCCGCATAAAAACGAGCGATCGCCCGCCAAATTGTCCCCTGCTGAACCCACCGCCCAGACGTTACCAGGGCTACTTGACTGGGTGCGAAAAAAAGCCTTGACTGTCACCACCTCCTACAAATCGGCGGCTGTTCGTGCCTTTTACTTAACCCTTGCTTTACCCCCCAATCATCGACTCGCGGGTGACTCCACATTAGCCTTAGCCATTGATCCTAGACTCGCAGGTGAATTAGCTGGGGATATCGGATTAGACTTAGCCTTAACTCAAGCATTAGCCGTTGCGATCGCGCTGACTCCTGATCTGGTTGATGATCGACTCAATGCCTTACACCTTGCCCTTGAACTCGACTATCTAACCCAAGATACTCCACTTAGTACCGCACTCCGGCAATTGAAACAGCAGTTGCCTAACTGCCAAGACGATAAAGATAAGATTCAGCAGTGGTGGCGTCAGCATAGTCAAGAGTGGGTAGCGCAGTTGCGATCGGTAATGATTGACCATCGAAATATAGGGTATGAATGGCACTTGGGTGCGCTATGGCAAAAACGGTTTGATTCCTATGATTATGCTAATCGGTTAATCGTAGACTGTCTCAAGAGTAATTGTCAGCTCACAGCTACTGTAAGACAAGAGATTGAGACAACGTTATTATAG
- a CDS encoding CHAT domain-containing tetratricopeptide repeat protein, protein MTPSEGQDINEYLAQQWFNQGCEYFQLGQFEQAIASYDKALQIKPDDHNAWYNRGTALLNIGEYEEAIASFEKALQFKPDSYEAWLNRGLALAKLGEYEEAITFFDKAIQIKPDSYEAWLNRGLALAKLGEYEEAIASYDKAIQIKPDKHETWHNWGLVLDDLGEYEEAIASYDKALQCKPDLHETWHNRGAALADLREYEKAIASYDKALQFKPDLHKTWHNRGKALGDLGEYEKAIVSYDKALQIKPDKHEAWLSRGLVLAELGEYEKAIASYDKALQFKPDFHDAWLNRGIAAGNSRHYNPEAATFLQFQFPDTSPILPNPTLTQRGYQGALLSFQEGLKHCLQDTHPEGWGRLHQYRGIVHYWQGKYQPNYRDYWRKARTEYHQALITLTPDAYPEQHLEVIQNLIRALLGLNQDTEAKEWRNQGLKVFQNLLNRQKSTFQKRRLLAKFLPFSQMRVDVLVEEGEPILALETAEMNKNLYLTWILDARNETTLSPDYRQIQSLTNPTTAIIYWHLSPNALTTFIIKHNSQNPIIIDAPLSPSGEVRGIKPLEDWIKIWDYSYQEYRKNPPQPPVQKKRSNIWLPPFEGGREGDRKGGRKGDKMDEQDLGQSWQDNLPKLLEELHHILNIPAILTQLNSESNANPSTQIQNLILIPHRDLHRFPLHALFPDTFTITYLPSAQIGLNLHNRGEIHPILPLLIDSPPHQNCKSLPNAVVESAAIAQLFPNSQRISGEQATKTTVTNALNGNYTIFHFSGHGTYEYETPQNSALLLNHQDKLTINDIRQLCLNSYYLVTLAACETALTGRETIEKDYVGLVSAFVYQGVSHVLSTLWIILDDISSSLFIVYFYCQLKKGKPPGVALTKTQKWLQNLTYQELALYYQEFEQQLPKEENTLRPKIRIELGKIRDMEPDKQQAKPFQHPYYWAAFTITGAPPDNP, encoded by the coding sequence ATGACACCATCAGAAGGACAAGACATCAATGAATACTTAGCACAGCAATGGTTTAATCAGGGATGTGAATATTTTCAGTTAGGGCAATTTGAACAAGCGATCGCATCTTATGATAAAGCCCTTCAAATTAAACCTGACGACCACAATGCTTGGTACAACCGGGGGACTGCGCTATTGAATATAGGAGAATATGAAGAGGCGATCGCATCTTTTGAAAAAGCCCTTCAATTCAAACCTGATTCCTACGAAGCTTGGCTTAACCGGGGTTTAGCGCTGGCTAAATTAGGAGAATATGAAGAGGCAATCACATTTTTTGACAAAGCCATTCAAATCAAACCTGATTCCTACGAAGCTTGGCTTAACCGGGGTTTAGCGCTAGCTAAATTAGGAGAATATGAAGAGGCGATTGCATCTTATGACAAAGCTATTCAAATCAAACCTGATAAGCACGAAACTTGGCACAACTGGGGTTTGGTGCTGGATGATTTAGGAGAATATGAAGAGGCGATCGCATCTTATGACAAAGCCCTTCAATGCAAACCAGACTTGCACGAAACTTGGCACAATCGGGGGGCTGCGCTAGCTGATTTAAGAGAATATGAAAAGGCGATCGCATCTTATGACAAAGCCCTTCAATTCAAACCAGACTTGCACAAAACTTGGCACAATCGGGGTAAGGCGCTAGGTGATTTAGGAGAATATGAAAAGGCGATCGTATCTTATGACAAAGCCCTTCAAATTAAACCTGATAAGCACGAAGCTTGGCTAAGCCGGGGTTTAGTGCTAGCTGAATTAGGAGAGTATGAAAAGGCGATCGCATCTTATGACAAAGCCCTTCAATTCAAACCTGATTTCCACGACGCTTGGCTAAACCGAGGGATTGCTGCTGGAAATTCCCGACACTATAATCCCGAAGCGGCGACTTTTTTACAGTTCCAATTCCCTGATACCTCCCCAATCTTGCCAAATCCCACTTTAACTCAACGGGGTTATCAAGGGGCATTGTTATCTTTTCAAGAAGGCTTAAAGCATTGTCTCCAAGACACCCACCCCGAAGGTTGGGGACGATTGCATCAATACAGAGGAATCGTCCACTATTGGCAAGGAAAATACCAGCCCAATTACCGCGACTATTGGCGTAAAGCCCGAACCGAATATCACCAAGCCTTGATTACCCTCACCCCAGACGCCTATCCTGAACAGCATTTAGAAGTTATCCAAAACCTCATTCGCGCCTTATTGGGTTTAAACCAAGACACAGAAGCCAAGGAATGGCGCAACCAAGGCTTAAAGGTATTCCAGAATTTATTAAATCGTCAAAAATCCACATTCCAGAAACGCCGACTCCTGGCTAAATTCCTCCCCTTCTCCCAAATGCGAGTCGATGTTTTAGTCGAAGAGGGTGAACCTATCTTGGCATTAGAAACCGCCGAGATGAATAAAAATCTCTATCTTACCTGGATACTTGATGCCCGAAATGAAACCACGCTTAGTCCCGATTATCGCCAGATACAATCCCTCACTAATCCCACAACCGCGATTATTTATTGGCATCTGAGTCCAAATGCCCTGACGACGTTTATTATTAAACACAATAGCCAGAATCCGATTATTATTGATGCACCTCTCTCCCCGTCGGGGGAAGTTAGGGGGATTAAACCCTTAGAGGATTGGATTAAAATCTGGGATTACTCCTATCAAGAGTATCGGAAGAATCCCCCCCAGCCCCCCGTGCAAAAAAAGCGAAGCAACATCTGGCTTCCCCCTTTTGAAGGGGGACGGGAGGGGGATCGAAAAGGGGGACGGAAGGGGGATAAAATGGATGAGCAAGACTTGGGGCAATCTTGGCAGGATAATTTACCTAAGTTACTGGAAGAGTTACATCATATCCTGAATATTCCCGCCATTTTAACTCAACTAAATTCTGAATCTAACGCCAATCCCAGCACTCAAATTCAAAATCTAATTCTGATTCCCCACCGCGACTTACACCGCTTCCCCCTCCATGCATTATTTCCCGATACATTCACGATTACCTATCTCCCCAGCGCCCAAATTGGACTCAATTTACATAACCGTGGAGAGATACACCCTATTTTGCCCCTACTGATTGATTCTCCCCCTCACCAAAACTGTAAATCGCTTCCCAACGCCGTTGTTGAATCAGCCGCGATTGCCCAATTGTTCCCCAATTCTCAGCGCATTTCCGGTGAGCAAGCCACGAAAACCACGGTTACTAATGCTCTTAACGGAAATTACACTATCTTCCACTTTAGCGGACATGGAACGTATGAGTACGAGACACCCCAAAACTCAGCCTTACTCCTCAATCATCAGGATAAATTAACGATTAATGATATCCGTCAGCTTTGCTTAAATTCCTATTACCTCGTCACCCTCGCCGCCTGTGAAACCGCCCTGACTGGAAGAGAAACGATTGAAAAAGATTATGTGGGATTAGTCAGTGCGTTTGTTTATCAAGGGGTTTCCCATGTCTTGAGTACGCTGTGGATAATTCTTGATGATATAAGTAGTTCGCTGTTCATCGTTTATTTTTACTGTCAACTGAAAAAAGGGAAACCGCCTGGGGTAGCGTTGACGAAGACTCAAAAGTGGTTACAGAATCTCACCTATCAGGAGTTGGCGCTATATTATCAGGAGTTTGAGCAACAACTACCGAAAGAAGAAAATACCCTCCGCCCCAAGATTAGAATAGAATTGGGCAAAATCCGTGACATGGAACCCGATAAGCAGCAAGCAAAACCATTTCAACATCCCTATTATTGGGCGGCGTTTACGATTACAGGTGCGCCACCAGATAATCCATGA
- a CDS encoding ABC-F family ATP-binding cassette domain-containing protein — protein sequence MLRLEHISKIYPTGEVLKDVNWEVKPGDRIGLVGVNGAGKSTQLKIIAGEIEPTDGEVIRPTSLHIAYLTQEFEVDPSRTVREEFWTVFTQANQVQHNLAQVQRDMETADPDQLDRLIHKLDKLQRQFEALDGYSLEAQIEKILPEMGFAPEDGDRLVSAFSGGWQMRMSLGKILLQSPDILLLDEPTNHIDLETIEWLENYLKGLKTPMVIVSHDREFLDRLCTQIVETERGVSTTYLGNYSAYLQQKAEMQESQLSSYERQQKELEKQQAFVERFRASATRSTQAKSREKQLEKVERIEAPTGSLKSLHFRFPPAPRSGREVVNIKELVHTYDDKILFLGADLLVERGDRIAFLGPNGSGKSTLLHLMMGMENATEGIVELGQHNVIPGYFEQNQAEALESTKTVMETIHDEVPDWKNEEVRTLLGRFLFSGETVFKKVASLSGGEKARLALAKMLLRPANLLLLDEPTNHLDIPAKEMLEEALQHYDGTVIIVSHDRYFISQVATKIVEIRDGEFRTYLGDYHYYLDKIAEEKEQERLAAIAAEKAAKKAEKAAKKKAAAKRR from the coding sequence ATGCTGAGACTAGAACACATTAGTAAAATTTATCCCACTGGCGAAGTTCTCAAGGATGTCAACTGGGAAGTCAAACCGGGCGATCGCATCGGCTTAGTTGGCGTTAATGGTGCGGGTAAATCTACTCAACTCAAGATTATTGCGGGGGAGATAGAACCCACGGATGGGGAAGTGATTCGCCCGACGAGTCTCCACATCGCTTACCTCACCCAAGAATTTGAAGTCGATCCTAGTCGCACGGTGCGCGAGGAATTTTGGACGGTATTTACACAAGCCAACCAAGTACAGCATAATCTGGCGCAGGTGCAACGGGACATGGAAACCGCTGATCCCGATCAACTCGATCGCCTAATCCACAAGCTGGATAAATTGCAGCGTCAGTTTGAAGCCCTGGATGGGTACTCTCTAGAAGCGCAAATCGAGAAGATATTACCCGAAATGGGATTTGCTCCCGAAGATGGCGATCGCTTAGTTAGCGCGTTCAGTGGTGGTTGGCAAATGCGGATGAGTTTGGGCAAAATCCTGCTGCAAAGCCCTGACATCCTCCTATTGGATGAACCGACAAACCACATCGATTTAGAAACCATCGAATGGTTAGAAAATTACCTGAAAGGATTAAAAACCCCGATGGTGATAGTATCCCATGACCGGGAATTTCTAGATCGCCTCTGTACCCAGATTGTGGAAACTGAACGCGGCGTCTCTACCACCTACCTGGGCAATTATTCGGCGTACTTGCAGCAAAAAGCTGAGATGCAAGAATCCCAACTCAGCTCCTATGAGCGTCAACAAAAAGAACTGGAAAAGCAGCAAGCCTTTGTTGAACGATTCCGCGCTAGTGCAACCCGCAGCACCCAAGCAAAAAGCCGTGAGAAACAGTTAGAAAAAGTTGAACGCATTGAAGCACCAACGGGTAGCTTAAAAAGCTTACATTTTCGCTTTCCCCCAGCCCCTCGGAGTGGTCGCGAGGTTGTTAATATTAAGGAATTGGTACATACCTACGACGACAAAATTCTTTTCCTCGGTGCAGACTTGCTAGTTGAACGGGGCGATCGCATTGCTTTCTTGGGACCGAATGGATCAGGGAAATCCACGCTATTACACCTGATGATGGGGATGGAAAACGCCACGGAAGGGATTGTGGAACTGGGTCAGCATAATGTGATCCCCGGCTATTTTGAGCAAAATCAAGCCGAAGCACTGGAGTCAACTAAAACCGTCATGGAAACCATTCATGATGAGGTTCCTGATTGGAAAAATGAAGAGGTTCGCACCTTATTAGGGCGATTTCTATTCAGTGGTGAAACCGTATTCAAAAAAGTTGCATCCCTGAGTGGAGGTGAAAAAGCGCGTCTGGCGTTAGCCAAAATGCTGTTGCGTCCGGCGAATTTACTCCTATTGGATGAGCCAACCAATCACCTGGATATTCCCGCCAAAGAAATGTTAGAGGAAGCCCTCCAGCATTATGACGGTACCGTGATTATTGTCTCCCACGACCGTTATTTTATTTCTCAAGTGGCGACGAAAATTGTGGAAATTCGTGATGGTGAGTTCCGCACTTATCTGGGGGATTACCACTACTATCTGGATAAAATAGCTGAGGAGAAAGAACAGGAAAGATTAGCCGCGATCGCGGCTGAAAAAGCCGCCAAGAAAGCGGAGAAAGCTGCCAAGAAAAAAGCCGCCGCCAAACGTCGATAA